One stretch of Tachysurus fulvidraco isolate hzauxx_2018 chromosome 12, HZAU_PFXX_2.0, whole genome shotgun sequence DNA includes these proteins:
- the scaf8 gene encoding SR-related and CTD-associated factor 8 isoform X1 gives MEAVKAFNVELYSLNEYKPPISKAKMTQITKSAIKAIKFYKHVVQSVEKFIQKCKPEYKVPGLYVIDSIVRQSRHQFGQEKDVFAPRFSKNIISTFQNLYRCPSDDKSKIVRVLNLWQKNIVFKSDIIQPLLDMAVGIPPPSVTPVSASTAVPVNNATPGTPATPATPANIMPSLPDWASQISNSDTVAAVAQILQSPQGQQLQQLVQSLQLQQQKPQPSLLQALDAGLVVQLQALTAQLTAAAANTLPLEQRVSSFNKKLLGQFDFGGESEPSDDSKKDTAAAQLPLVSESINNSLFHQLAEQLQQQNLEQFQKQILEHQQHQQKSISLESQESIFGPENSAPPPQSNIQPQLQEQDTKLDDSIDNQQQDMDLDEGQDTVDEDMFESDEKKTSGTRSRTHSRSRSRSPKRRRSRSRSGSRKRKHRKRSRSRSRERKRKSSRSYSSERRAREREKERQKKGLPPIRSRFLSVCSTTLWVGQVDKKATQQDLTNLFEEFGQIESINMIPPRGCAYICMVHRQDAFRARQKLSTGSFKIGSKVIKIAWALNKGVKQEYKQFWDVDLGVTYIPWEKVKLDDLDGFAEGGMIDQETVNVEWEAQKNAETPKEPQVQPVPAESTSASTSQNETFTQQVTMMPVQIPVAQTVPAVGLVPPSYPVTMTMPPPGYGPPPPFLRAGFNTTQPPPGFMATSSVAPSAGLGSAPTQLVQPNQDSNKESTYGAMLPQTSTIPASFMPSGMPGAVFNPVGAQAQQASNDKSAVSGENLDTPNEITLQGMQNAVRSGMGLLGMHPSASLSHTLSGQRMPGMLPLDLRPNLLQGAGARFPMLMQQGLAQQANSLLDTSLQARARAPFPPMEHFNRAEGPFVRAPNPAAPPPDNMDKANNNNTPTTSDGGGQQEGDQDYRFPPPEKQSTGLLRTPPPELRSEPTLVRAPLLERPLRGGMHLEGREGLGRREPMPGPFRAETRWGAPRGDLDERDIRGMSGGPPKSLQDDRGNPNFQNRFEMRGAGAMGGVGTGWNRGGGPFNANMHQDFDDRRRPWERQKDRDDRDFRRDVSDNRHREREGERDRERGRDRNRERERERDREQGNDKERDRERAGWANLNPQPQPLLPLPRPSQPLLPLPTPLLNLPPSQPESHPKPLPQHEPQPTGRPVELQPPLQSQPEKEATIGQEKKDNFSDSDSKQETEPEPTAKLSHPSPSAPTDEPLNETRAAEASTSPLVAAGGGQTVPKEEAETGTEPELVKTDTEET, from the exons ATGGAGGCTGTTAAAGCGTTTAATGTAGAG ctctACTCTCTGAACGAATACAAGCCTCCGATCTCCAAAGCCAAGATGACCCAGATCACCAAGTCGGCCATTAAAGCCATAAAG TTCTACAAACATGTGGTACAGAGTGTGGAGAAGTTCATTCAGAAG TGCAAGCCTGAGTACAAGGTCCCGGGTCTATACGTCATCGACTCCATCGTGCGTCAGTCACGGCATCAGTTCGGCCAGGAGAAGGATGTGTTCGCGCCACGCTTCAGCAAGAACATCATCAGCACCTTCCAGAACCTCTACAGATGCCCCTCTGATGATAAG aGCAAGATCGTCCGAGTGCTAAACCTGTGGCAGAAAAACATCGTGTTCAAAAGTGACATCATCCAGCCGTTACTGGACATGGCAGTGGGAATCCCGCCCCCGAGTGTCACGCCTGTGTCTGCCAGCACCGCTGTTCCTGTTAACAACGCCACTCCTG GCACTCCTGCTACTCCGGCCACTCCAGCCAACATCATGCCCAGTTTACCAGACTGGGCCTCTCAGATCTCCAACTCAGACACCGTGGCAGCTGTAGCACAGATCCTACAGAGCCCTCAAGGGCAGCAG TTGCAGCAGTTGGTGCAGAGTCTACAGCTGCAGCAGCAGAAGCCTCAGCCGTCTCTCCTGCAGGCGCTGGATGCCGGTCTGGTGGTTCAGCTGCAGGCCCTGACTGCGCAGCTCACAGCGGCCGCGGCCAACACACTCCCACTCGAGCAGAGAGTCTCCTCCTTCAACAAG AAACTCTTGGGACAGTTTGACTTTGGCGGCGAGTCGGAACCCAGTGACGATTCTAAAAAAGACACGGCGGCAGCTCAGTT GCCGTTGGTTTCAGAGTCCATTAACAACTCCCTGTTCCATCAGTTGGCTGAGCAGCTCCAGCAGCAGAACCTTGAACAGTTTCAGAAACAAATCCTAGAGCACCAACAGCATCAGCAGAAG tccatcagtcTGGAGAGCCAGGAGAGCATCTTCGGTCCCGAGAACTCGGCCCCTCCACCGCAGAGCAACATCCAACCACAGCTCCAAGAACAGGACACCAAACTGGACGATTCTATCGACAACCAACAACAG GACATGGACCTGGACGAGGGACAGGACACTGTAGACGAAGATATGTTTGAGTCGGATGAGAAGAAAACGAGCGGTACTCGTTCCAGAACACACTCTCGTTCTCGCTCCAG GTCCCCGAAGAGGAGGAGGTCAAGGTCACGCTCAGGGTCTCGAAAGCGGAAACACCGAAAACGGTCACGCTCGCGGTCCAGAGAACGAAAAAGGAAATCGTCTCGCTCCTACTCTAGTGAGCGCCgtgcacgagagagagaaaaggagcgGCAGAAGAAAGGCCTTCCTCCCATTCGCTCCAGATTTCTCAGCG TGTGTAGCACTACTTTGTGGGTGGGTCAAGTGGACAAGAAGGCCACACAGCAGGACCTTACCAACCTTTTTGAAGAGTTCGGCCAGATCGAATCCATCAAC atgATTCCTCCTAGAGGATGTGCTTATATCTGTATGGTGCATCGACAGGACGCTTTTCGCGCACGGCAGAAATTAAGCACCGGCTCGTTCAAAATCGGGTCAAAGGTTATAAAG atcgcCTGGGCGCTTAATAAGGGTGTGAAACAGGAATACAAGCAGTTCTGGGACGTAGATCTCGGAGTGACCTACATCCCCTGGGAGAAGGTCAAACTAGACGACCTGGACGGCTTTGCAGAAGGAGGCATGATTGACCAGGAAACGGTTAACGTTG AATGGGAAGCTCAGAAGAATGCAGAAACACCGAAGGAACCCCAGGTTCAGCCGGTGCCTGCAGAAAGCACCTCAGCCAGCACCTCACAGAACGAGACCTTCACGCAGCAGGTCACCATGATGCCTGTGCAG ATCCCAGTGGCACAGACGGTTCCTGCGGTCGGCCTGGTCCCACCCTCTTATCCTGTCACCATGACGATGCCTCCACCTGGCTACGGTCCCCCACCTCCCTTTCTCAGGGCAGGATTCAACACTACGCAGCCTCCACCAG GTTTCATGGCCACTTCCAGCGTAGCTCCGTCCGCTGGTCTCGGTTCAGCACCAACAC AACTGGTACAGCCTAATCAAGACAGCAACAAGGAGTCAACATACGGAGCGATGCTCCCTCAGACGAGCACTATCCCAGCAAGCTTCATGCCCTCGGGAATGCCTGGAGCAGTGTTCAATCCTGTGGGAGCTCAAGCACAACAGGCCAGCAATGACAAGTCCGCTGTATCTGGAGAGAATTTAGACACACCTAATGAAATAACACTACAGG GAATGCAGAATGCAGTGCGTAGTGGGATGGGTTTACTAGGCATGCACCcttctgcatctctctctcacactctctctggcCAGAGGATGCCCGGAATGCTGCCTCTCGACTTGCGGCCAAACCTCCTTCAGGGAGCTGGGGCTCGTTTCCCTATGCTCATGCAGCAAGGCCTGGCGCAGCAAGCCAACAGCCTCCTGGACACCTCGCTTCAGGCACGCGCACGAGCCCCTTTCCCTCCAATGGAGCATTTTAATCGTGCAGAGGGTCCCTTTGTGAGGGCCCCCAATCCTGCAGCTCCTCCACCAGACAACATGGAcaaagctaataataataatacaccgACTACTTCAGACGGTGGAGGCCAACAAGAGGGAGATCAGGATTATCGTTTCCCACCTCCTGAGAAACAGAGCACAGGCCTGCTGAGGACTCCTCCTCCTGAGTTGAGGTCGGAACCCACGCTCGTGAGAGCTCCACTGTTGGAGAGACCTCTAAGAGGAGGCATGCACTTGGAAGGCAGAGAGGGACTAGGGAGACGAGAGCCCATGCCGGGTCCCTTCAGAGCCGAGACGCGCTGGGGTGCACCACGTGGGGACCTGGATGAACGAGATATAAGAGGAATGTCAGGAGGACCACCGAAGAGCCTTCAGGATGATCGGGGAAATCCAAATTTCCAAAACCGTTTTGAGATGCGCGGTGCAGGAGCCATGGGTGGCGTAGGGACAGGCTGGAATCGTGGCGGTGGACCCTTCAATGCGAACATGCACCAGGACTTCGATGATCGACGTCGACCCTGGGAGAGGCAGAAGGACCGTGACGACCGGGACTTCCGCAGGGACGTGAGCGACAACCGGCACAGGGAGCGAGAGGGAGAACGAGACCGCGAACGAGGTCGAGATCGGAAtcgggagcgagagagagagcgagacagagaacAGGGTAACGAtaaggagagagacagggaacgtgccGGCTGGGCGAATCTTAATCCCCAACCTCAACCTCTCCTCCCTCTTCCCAGACCATCCCAACCACTACTGCCTCTGCCGACTCCTCTGCTAAACCTGCCTCCATCTCAGCCCGAGTCACATCCTAAACCTCTTCCACAGCACGAGCCACAACCCACAGGGAGACCAGTAGAACTGCAGCCACCCCTGCAGTCGCAGCCTGAAAAAGAGGCCACGATTGGCCAAGAGAAGAAAGACAACTTTAGTGACAGTGACTCTAAACAGGAAACTGAACCAGAACCCACAGCCAAGTTGTCTCACCCTTCCCCGTCCGCACCTACGGACGAACCCCTAAACGAAACACGAGCTGCAGAAGCGTCCACCTCCCCGCTCGTGGCTGCAGGCGGCGGACAGACCGTGCCGAAGGAAGAAGCCGAGACTGGGACTGAGCCTGAGCTAGTGAAAACGGACACTGAGGAAACATAA
- the scaf8 gene encoding SR-related and CTD-associated factor 8 isoform X2, with translation MAVGIPPPSVTPVSASTAVPVNNATPGTPATPATPANIMPSLPDWASQISNSDTVAAVAQILQSPQGQQLQQLVQSLQLQQQKPQPSLLQALDAGLVVQLQALTAQLTAAAANTLPLEQRVSSFNKKLLGQFDFGGESEPSDDSKKDTAAAQLPLVSESINNSLFHQLAEQLQQQNLEQFQKQILEHQQHQQKSISLESQESIFGPENSAPPPQSNIQPQLQEQDTKLDDSIDNQQQDMDLDEGQDTVDEDMFESDEKKTSGTRSRTHSRSRSRSPKRRRSRSRSGSRKRKHRKRSRSRSRERKRKSSRSYSSERRAREREKERQKKGLPPIRSRFLSVCSTTLWVGQVDKKATQQDLTNLFEEFGQIESINMIPPRGCAYICMVHRQDAFRARQKLSTGSFKIGSKVIKIAWALNKGVKQEYKQFWDVDLGVTYIPWEKVKLDDLDGFAEGGMIDQETVNVEWEAQKNAETPKEPQVQPVPAESTSASTSQNETFTQQVTMMPVQIPVAQTVPAVGLVPPSYPVTMTMPPPGYGPPPPFLRAGFNTTQPPPGFMATSSVAPSAGLGSAPTQLVQPNQDSNKESTYGAMLPQTSTIPASFMPSGMPGAVFNPVGAQAQQASNDKSAVSGENLDTPNEITLQGMQNAVRSGMGLLGMHPSASLSHTLSGQRMPGMLPLDLRPNLLQGAGARFPMLMQQGLAQQANSLLDTSLQARARAPFPPMEHFNRAEGPFVRAPNPAAPPPDNMDKANNNNTPTTSDGGGQQEGDQDYRFPPPEKQSTGLLRTPPPELRSEPTLVRAPLLERPLRGGMHLEGREGLGRREPMPGPFRAETRWGAPRGDLDERDIRGMSGGPPKSLQDDRGNPNFQNRFEMRGAGAMGGVGTGWNRGGGPFNANMHQDFDDRRRPWERQKDRDDRDFRRDVSDNRHREREGERDRERGRDRNRERERERDREQGNDKERDRERAGWANLNPQPQPLLPLPRPSQPLLPLPTPLLNLPPSQPESHPKPLPQHEPQPTGRPVELQPPLQSQPEKEATIGQEKKDNFSDSDSKQETEPEPTAKLSHPSPSAPTDEPLNETRAAEASTSPLVAAGGGQTVPKEEAETGTEPELVKTDTEET, from the exons ATGGCAGTGGGAATCCCGCCCCCGAGTGTCACGCCTGTGTCTGCCAGCACCGCTGTTCCTGTTAACAACGCCACTCCTG GCACTCCTGCTACTCCGGCCACTCCAGCCAACATCATGCCCAGTTTACCAGACTGGGCCTCTCAGATCTCCAACTCAGACACCGTGGCAGCTGTAGCACAGATCCTACAGAGCCCTCAAGGGCAGCAG TTGCAGCAGTTGGTGCAGAGTCTACAGCTGCAGCAGCAGAAGCCTCAGCCGTCTCTCCTGCAGGCGCTGGATGCCGGTCTGGTGGTTCAGCTGCAGGCCCTGACTGCGCAGCTCACAGCGGCCGCGGCCAACACACTCCCACTCGAGCAGAGAGTCTCCTCCTTCAACAAG AAACTCTTGGGACAGTTTGACTTTGGCGGCGAGTCGGAACCCAGTGACGATTCTAAAAAAGACACGGCGGCAGCTCAGTT GCCGTTGGTTTCAGAGTCCATTAACAACTCCCTGTTCCATCAGTTGGCTGAGCAGCTCCAGCAGCAGAACCTTGAACAGTTTCAGAAACAAATCCTAGAGCACCAACAGCATCAGCAGAAG tccatcagtcTGGAGAGCCAGGAGAGCATCTTCGGTCCCGAGAACTCGGCCCCTCCACCGCAGAGCAACATCCAACCACAGCTCCAAGAACAGGACACCAAACTGGACGATTCTATCGACAACCAACAACAG GACATGGACCTGGACGAGGGACAGGACACTGTAGACGAAGATATGTTTGAGTCGGATGAGAAGAAAACGAGCGGTACTCGTTCCAGAACACACTCTCGTTCTCGCTCCAG GTCCCCGAAGAGGAGGAGGTCAAGGTCACGCTCAGGGTCTCGAAAGCGGAAACACCGAAAACGGTCACGCTCGCGGTCCAGAGAACGAAAAAGGAAATCGTCTCGCTCCTACTCTAGTGAGCGCCgtgcacgagagagagaaaaggagcgGCAGAAGAAAGGCCTTCCTCCCATTCGCTCCAGATTTCTCAGCG TGTGTAGCACTACTTTGTGGGTGGGTCAAGTGGACAAGAAGGCCACACAGCAGGACCTTACCAACCTTTTTGAAGAGTTCGGCCAGATCGAATCCATCAAC atgATTCCTCCTAGAGGATGTGCTTATATCTGTATGGTGCATCGACAGGACGCTTTTCGCGCACGGCAGAAATTAAGCACCGGCTCGTTCAAAATCGGGTCAAAGGTTATAAAG atcgcCTGGGCGCTTAATAAGGGTGTGAAACAGGAATACAAGCAGTTCTGGGACGTAGATCTCGGAGTGACCTACATCCCCTGGGAGAAGGTCAAACTAGACGACCTGGACGGCTTTGCAGAAGGAGGCATGATTGACCAGGAAACGGTTAACGTTG AATGGGAAGCTCAGAAGAATGCAGAAACACCGAAGGAACCCCAGGTTCAGCCGGTGCCTGCAGAAAGCACCTCAGCCAGCACCTCACAGAACGAGACCTTCACGCAGCAGGTCACCATGATGCCTGTGCAG ATCCCAGTGGCACAGACGGTTCCTGCGGTCGGCCTGGTCCCACCCTCTTATCCTGTCACCATGACGATGCCTCCACCTGGCTACGGTCCCCCACCTCCCTTTCTCAGGGCAGGATTCAACACTACGCAGCCTCCACCAG GTTTCATGGCCACTTCCAGCGTAGCTCCGTCCGCTGGTCTCGGTTCAGCACCAACAC AACTGGTACAGCCTAATCAAGACAGCAACAAGGAGTCAACATACGGAGCGATGCTCCCTCAGACGAGCACTATCCCAGCAAGCTTCATGCCCTCGGGAATGCCTGGAGCAGTGTTCAATCCTGTGGGAGCTCAAGCACAACAGGCCAGCAATGACAAGTCCGCTGTATCTGGAGAGAATTTAGACACACCTAATGAAATAACACTACAGG GAATGCAGAATGCAGTGCGTAGTGGGATGGGTTTACTAGGCATGCACCcttctgcatctctctctcacactctctctggcCAGAGGATGCCCGGAATGCTGCCTCTCGACTTGCGGCCAAACCTCCTTCAGGGAGCTGGGGCTCGTTTCCCTATGCTCATGCAGCAAGGCCTGGCGCAGCAAGCCAACAGCCTCCTGGACACCTCGCTTCAGGCACGCGCACGAGCCCCTTTCCCTCCAATGGAGCATTTTAATCGTGCAGAGGGTCCCTTTGTGAGGGCCCCCAATCCTGCAGCTCCTCCACCAGACAACATGGAcaaagctaataataataatacaccgACTACTTCAGACGGTGGAGGCCAACAAGAGGGAGATCAGGATTATCGTTTCCCACCTCCTGAGAAACAGAGCACAGGCCTGCTGAGGACTCCTCCTCCTGAGTTGAGGTCGGAACCCACGCTCGTGAGAGCTCCACTGTTGGAGAGACCTCTAAGAGGAGGCATGCACTTGGAAGGCAGAGAGGGACTAGGGAGACGAGAGCCCATGCCGGGTCCCTTCAGAGCCGAGACGCGCTGGGGTGCACCACGTGGGGACCTGGATGAACGAGATATAAGAGGAATGTCAGGAGGACCACCGAAGAGCCTTCAGGATGATCGGGGAAATCCAAATTTCCAAAACCGTTTTGAGATGCGCGGTGCAGGAGCCATGGGTGGCGTAGGGACAGGCTGGAATCGTGGCGGTGGACCCTTCAATGCGAACATGCACCAGGACTTCGATGATCGACGTCGACCCTGGGAGAGGCAGAAGGACCGTGACGACCGGGACTTCCGCAGGGACGTGAGCGACAACCGGCACAGGGAGCGAGAGGGAGAACGAGACCGCGAACGAGGTCGAGATCGGAAtcgggagcgagagagagagcgagacagagaacAGGGTAACGAtaaggagagagacagggaacgtgccGGCTGGGCGAATCTTAATCCCCAACCTCAACCTCTCCTCCCTCTTCCCAGACCATCCCAACCACTACTGCCTCTGCCGACTCCTCTGCTAAACCTGCCTCCATCTCAGCCCGAGTCACATCCTAAACCTCTTCCACAGCACGAGCCACAACCCACAGGGAGACCAGTAGAACTGCAGCCACCCCTGCAGTCGCAGCCTGAAAAAGAGGCCACGATTGGCCAAGAGAAGAAAGACAACTTTAGTGACAGTGACTCTAAACAGGAAACTGAACCAGAACCCACAGCCAAGTTGTCTCACCCTTCCCCGTCCGCACCTACGGACGAACCCCTAAACGAAACACGAGCTGCAGAAGCGTCCACCTCCCCGCTCGTGGCTGCAGGCGGCGGACAGACCGTGCCGAAGGAAGAAGCCGAGACTGGGACTGAGCCTGAGCTAGTGAAAACGGACACTGAGGAAACATAA